Proteins co-encoded in one Nicotiana sylvestris chromosome 7, ASM39365v2, whole genome shotgun sequence genomic window:
- the LOC104239347 gene encoding uncharacterized protein isoform X1 gives MGESNEELEPLFDYRRVQPFNTPFNLVCLDDDSPDSSPVISKKRKVNDSAVEKKEDKMEVVQIIDGEEEDWLPPSPNISAHTSNLVEDSTIKEIRLKKKELESIAHSAKDEFRDVEESIKRDLCASLRSIQDSVAEPLSKPPTKRAKIVISIQDKDGAKQFRVYMDDKFERLFKSYADKVKLDLKNMVFCFDGDKINPTATPSCLGMEDDDIIEVHVKPSC, from the exons ATG GGGGAATCCAATGAAGAACTGGAACCGCTTTTTGATTACAGACGTGTTCAGCCCTTCAATACTCCCTTCAATCTTGTCTGCCTTGACG ATGACAGTCCAGACTCGTCTCCAGTAATCTCAAAGAAACGGAAAGTGAACGATTCTGCT GTcgaaaagaaagaagacaagaTGGAAGTTGTTCAAATAATTGATGGTGAAGAGGAGGATTGGCTGCCACCTTCCCCAAACATTTCTGCTCATACTAGTAACCTTGTTGAAGATTCAACTATAAAGGAAATTAG GTTGAAAAAGAAAGAGCTGGAATCCATTGCCCACTCAGCTAAGGATGAGTTCCGAGATGTTGAAGAATCTATAAAAAGAGATCTTTGTGCTTCCCTCCGTTCTATTCAAGATAGTGTTGCTGAGCCGCTATCAAAACCCCCAACTAAAAGAGCTAAAATAGTCATTTCTATCCAGGACAAGGATGGAGCAAAACAATTTCGAGTTTACATG GATGATAAATTTGAGAGGCTGTTCAAATCGTATGCTGATAAAGTCAAGCTTGATCTGAAAAATATGGTTTTCTGCTTTGATGGGGATAAAATTAATCCTACTGCAACTCCCAGTTGCCTCGGGATGGAGGATGATGACATCATTGAAGTGCATGTAAAACCAAGTTGTTGA
- the LOC104239347 gene encoding uncharacterized protein isoform X2, protein MGESNEELEPLFDYRRVQPFNTPFNLVCLDDDSPDSSPVISKKRKVNDSAVEKKEDKMEVVQIIDGEEEDWLPPSPNISAHTSNLVEDSTIKEIRLKKKELESIAHSAKDEFRDVEESIKRDLCASLRSIQDSVAEPLSKPPTKRAKIVISIQDKDGAKQFRVYMDDKFERLFKLYADKVKLDLENLIF, encoded by the exons ATG GGGGAATCCAATGAAGAACTGGAACCGCTTTTTGATTACAGACGTGTTCAGCCCTTCAATACTCCCTTCAATCTTGTCTGCCTTGACG ATGACAGTCCAGACTCGTCTCCAGTAATCTCAAAGAAACGGAAAGTGAACGATTCTGCT GTcgaaaagaaagaagacaagaTGGAAGTTGTTCAAATAATTGATGGTGAAGAGGAGGATTGGCTGCCACCTTCCCCAAACATTTCTGCTCATACTAGTAACCTTGTTGAAGATTCAACTATAAAGGAAATTAG GTTGAAAAAGAAAGAGCTGGAATCCATTGCCCACTCAGCTAAGGATGAGTTCCGAGATGTTGAAGAATCTATAAAAAGAGATCTTTGTGCTTCCCTCCGTTCTATTCAAGATAGTGTTGCTGAGCCGCTATCAAAACCCCCAACTAAAAGAGCTAAAATAGTCATTTCTATCCAGGACAAGGATGGAGCAAAACAATTTCGAGTTTACATG GATGATAAATTTGAGAGGCTGTTCAAATTGTATGCTGATAAAGTCAAGCTTGATCTGGaaaatttgattttttga